A window of Desulfobulbus oralis genomic DNA:
GTGCTTGAATGAAGAGTAACCGGCTCCGTCCGGTGTAACGGCTGATTGGCATTCATCTTATCTGTCAGGCTCCCGCTGACCACCTTTTAGGTTTATGCTTTAAAGTCAATCCTTTCAATATTTCTTTCAAATTTTTTTTCCTCCGGACTGAACTTGGCGCTGGCCTCAAATTGTGAATTGCCAGTTTGTTGACATTGATCCGGTGAATCTGGTCGATTCGGAGGATTTGGTATAAGTGGTGGTAAACTTGGTATTGGTGTAAAATCTACAAGCTTTTATTATATAATTATTAACACAGATACCATCTGATCAGAAATGTAAATGTGATTACGCGCATAAATTATATTTGAGATTATGAAAACAATTGCTTTCTCACTATTTATTATTAACGCAATTATTTTTTATTTTCTTATTTACAAGACTTTTAAATACACGAACAGTCAAGGATATAAAGTGATACACCCTTTTCCTGAACTTTTTAAGTTTTTACATTCGTGCTCTAAAGTACAAAAAGAGATCAATGACCAGTATCTTAGGTTTTTACTTCTTTCCATAAATATAGTTTTTTGTTTTTGTGTTATTATTTTTTTATCGTTTGCTTTTATAATGTGAATGCACTGCTGTTCCACTAAATAGTGATTGTTCCTAACTGTTTGATTTTTTAAGGATATCATCTCTTTGTCCGGGCAAAAGTCTCTCTCAAATCCCGCCGTTTGAACAAATCATCCTGCATCTGACCAATGATCAGGTCGGGAGCCTGCACAGGCTGACCCAGGAAGAGGGGGAGCGCGGAGGAGTTTGCCTATGATCCTGTGGCTCATCTGGTACGCTCGGTGGATCCTCTGGGCGTGGTCAGCGAATACAGCTACGATGAGCTGCGGCTCACGGAGAAGCTGACTATGAAAGTCAGGACATACTGCCCGGGTGACGGATGCGCGGGCCATGTGATCCAAGCAAATATGACGATTTCGGCCGCAAGCGGAAGGTGCTGTCACCGAATGCGGGGGCAGGGGAGTCAGGCTATGAGGCAGCAGAAGAATCTGGTGAGCCAGCGCAATGCCCTGGGCGAGCGGGCGGAGTTCTTCTGGGATGCCCTGACAGCCCTTTGAAAAACTCTTCAGGCAAGGCATAATAGTGCACAGGCGATCAAATTGTGTTGAGGAGGCAGTATGAGTCTTGGCCGGAGGCAGGCAGAGCAGAAGAGCATGTGGCTGATCTATGATCAGCTGCCCCAGAGTCAGGGGCATGTCTTTTACGAGCGGCTGCAGAAGCTCCTGCATGAGGAAGCATTTGACGCCTTCCTCGAAAAGCTGTGCGCCCTTCTACGCCGAAAAACCCGGCCGCAGGTCCATCCCGCCGGGCCGCTATTTCCGCATGCTTCTGATCGGCTATTTCGAGGGCATCGACTCTGAACGCGGCATCTGCTGGCGTTGTAGCGATTCCCTGTCTTTGCGGGAGTTCCTGCAACTTGGCCCCACCGAATCCGTGCCCGATCACTCCTCCCTGTGCCGCATCCGGGGGCGTCTGCCGCTGGAAGTGCATCACGAAATGTTTGTCTTTGTGCTGCGGATTTTGGAGCAGGCCAATCTGCTTGACGGGAAATATCTGGGGATCGACGCCTCTGGCATGGAGGCGAATGCGGCCATGAAGAGCATTGTCCGCCGGGATACAGGCGAAACCTATCAGGAAATGCTTGAACGCCTGGCCGAAGAGAGCGGCATCAAGACGCCGACTAGGGCGGAGTTGATCGCCTTTGACCGCAAGCGCCGGGGCAGAAAGACCTCCAACAAGGACTGGCAATCGAGTACCGATGAGGATGCGCGCATAGGCAAACTCAAGGATGGCCGCACCCACATGGCGTACAGACCTGAGCATGTGGTTGATCTGGAATCCGGGGCGGTAGTTTCTGCGGTGATACACCCTGCGGATCAGGGCGATACCACAACGCTTGCCACCACACTTGACGACGCCCAGGCCAAACTGTGCGCGGTCAGGGACAGGGAAGGAGCGCCCGGCATTGGCGAGCCCTTTGCTCTGGTGGCGGACAAGGGCTATCACAGACGGAACGTGCTGAAGGATTTGCCGGATTCTTGCACAAGCCGGATTAGTGA
This region includes:
- a CDS encoding RHS repeat protein → MAHLVRSVDPLGVVSEYSYDELRLTEKLTMKVRTYCPGDGCAGHVIQANMTISAASGRCCHRMRGQGSQAMRQQKNLVSQRNALGERAEFFWDALTAL
- a CDS encoding transposase, which encodes MRKHLTPSSKSCAPFYAEKPGRRSIPPGRYFRMLLIGYFEGIDSERGICWRCSDSLSLREFLQLGPTESVPDHSSLCRIRGRLPLEVHHEMFVFVLRILEQANLLDGKYLGIDASGMEANAAMKSIVRRDTGETYQEMLERLAEESGIKTPTRAELIAFDRKRRGRKTSNKDWQSSTDEDARIGKLKDGRTHMAYRPEHVVDLESGAVVSAVIHPADQGDTTTLATTLDDAQAKLCAVRDREGAPGIGEPFALVADKGYHRRNVLKDLPDSCTSRISEPAHKGRLRWHGDRAAREAVYGNRKRISSSTGKALLRARGERVERSFAHCPDRGGMRRVHLRGLANVEKRYIIHIAGFNLGILLRALFGFGSPRGWADAGAGLIFARIDELNLLILVVWLPNVADAPDCVMMVISRWHN